In the Oligoflexus sp. genome, one interval contains:
- a CDS encoding OmpP1/FadL family transporter, which produces MQLSVGQRSYASWIVPGLLLTLCSHNAFAAGFAIRGQSASSIGTAGASDVSGTTDISAMFSNPAALSAFKGTNIAVGAAFIMPKGEFSEGKRTVASTGVEAINDSEDAKKSDDFGDNATIPAIYASYEVNEDVTAGVALTAPFGTNTDYGKDWVGRYHGTKTELEVINLDLAASYKLMENLKLGFGVQVQSARGLIEGASNYGAAANASVATTAAQTAAGLVRDYYNAVGAGDSAAAAAANTAIEANQLAKDFRTATQSALAGQPTSSYPTIIQNTLTSAGAQYVGGQVVAREGQDDVYASYEGNDIAYGFTFGVLYSPIAELDLGLSYRSQVVHKTEGDFKLSGETSAAEAYAASVGLKRKADLNLAVPDIIGFGANYKGVTDMNIYLSASMTRWTKIKDINVVPESGANVLVRLDWEDVWHVGLGGDYKVNENVILRAGVASDNSPTTDDLRSPRSPDDNRRMYSIGGRYQAEGWSADLGFMHTRLRDPTLNLKNDAYPEANGRGDLTGKYKVTANTLMAQYNRAL; this is translated from the coding sequence CGCGTTCGCTGCGGGTTTCGCCATCCGCGGACAAAGCGCCAGCTCCATCGGGACAGCCGGTGCTTCGGACGTCTCGGGAACAACGGACATCTCCGCAATGTTTTCCAACCCTGCGGCGTTGAGTGCTTTCAAAGGCACCAACATTGCCGTTGGCGCCGCATTCATCATGCCCAAGGGCGAGTTTAGCGAAGGGAAAAGGACAGTTGCTAGTACAGGCGTCGAAGCTATTAACGATAGCGAAGACGCGAAGAAAAGCGATGATTTCGGTGATAACGCCACCATTCCTGCGATCTATGCAAGCTATGAAGTGAACGAAGACGTCACAGCGGGCGTTGCGTTGACGGCACCGTTTGGGACTAATACCGATTATGGTAAGGACTGGGTAGGTCGTTATCATGGAACGAAGACCGAGCTGGAGGTGATCAACCTCGACCTCGCAGCAAGTTATAAGCTGATGGAGAATTTGAAGCTTGGCTTCGGGGTTCAGGTTCAGAGTGCACGCGGTTTGATTGAAGGGGCGAGTAACTACGGAGCGGCGGCGAATGCGTCTGTTGCAACGACGGCGGCGCAGACAGCTGCGGGCCTTGTCCGTGATTACTATAACGCAGTTGGTGCCGGAGACTCGGCTGCAGCCGCTGCTGCCAACACCGCTATCGAAGCGAATCAGTTGGCCAAAGATTTCAGGACGGCGACTCAATCGGCTCTTGCAGGACAGCCCACATCCAGTTATCCAACGATCATCCAAAACACTCTGACTTCCGCGGGCGCCCAATACGTCGGGGGACAGGTCGTCGCTCGTGAAGGCCAGGACGATGTTTACGCTTCCTACGAAGGCAACGATATCGCCTACGGCTTCACCTTCGGTGTTCTTTATTCGCCAATCGCCGAACTCGACCTTGGTCTTTCCTACCGCTCGCAGGTGGTTCACAAAACCGAAGGTGACTTCAAGCTCTCAGGTGAAACCTCTGCTGCAGAGGCCTACGCCGCAAGCGTTGGCCTGAAACGCAAAGCCGACCTGAACCTCGCTGTGCCCGATATCATTGGCTTCGGCGCCAATTACAAAGGCGTCACCGATATGAACATCTATCTGAGCGCTTCGATGACCCGCTGGACGAAAATCAAAGACATCAACGTCGTCCCTGAATCCGGCGCCAACGTGTTGGTCCGCCTGGACTGGGAAGACGTCTGGCACGTCGGCCTCGGTGGTGATTACAAGGTCAACGAAAACGTCATCCTGCGCGCCGGTGTCGCAAGCGATAACTCGCCCACGACCGACGACCTTCGTTCCCCGCGGAGTCCTGACGACAACCGCCGCATGTATTCGATCGGTGGCCGCTATCAGGCAGAAGGTTGGAGCGCAGACCTCGGCTTCATGCACACCCGCTTGCGTGACCCAACACTCAATCTGAAAAACGATGCGTACCCAGAAGCAAACGGCCGCGGTGACCTTACTGGCAAATACAAGGTCACAGCCAACACCTTAATGGCTCAATACAATCGCGCTCTCTAA